In Bacteroidota bacterium, a single window of DNA contains:
- a CDS encoding ribonuclease Z, producing MVFEVSILGSSSATPIYQRHPTAQVLNIHERFFLVDCGEGTLIQLNRYKIKFHRINHIFISHLHGDHYLGLLGLLSTMHLQGRTIPMHLYCQEPLKEIIEIQLKYSETNLRFPIVYHMLDAKNPAVIFDDDDIEISTIILNHRIPCTGFLFKEKPRLRKLQKENLQKFNIPIHVYQELKNGKDYVDENGVVIANSELTTDPKIPRSYAFCSDTCYDERIIPFVNEIDLLYHEATFLSDKEDRAKETFHSTAAQAATIAKKAKVKRLIIGHFSARYKNLYPLLDEAKEVFSETTLAMEGDVFSIS from the coding sequence ATGGTTTTTGAAGTCAGTATCTTAGGCAGTAGTTCTGCCACTCCTATATATCAAAGACATCCCACCGCTCAGGTTTTAAATATCCATGAGCGGTTTTTTTTGGTGGATTGCGGAGAAGGTACACTGATCCAGTTGAATCGCTACAAGATCAAATTTCATCGCATCAATCACATTTTCATTTCGCATCTGCACGGCGATCATTACCTCGGTTTGTTAGGATTGCTTTCTACCATGCATCTGCAAGGCAGAACCATTCCCATGCATCTGTACTGCCAGGAACCGCTGAAAGAGATCATCGAAATTCAGTTGAAGTATTCTGAAACCAATTTACGTTTCCCTATCGTCTATCACATGCTGGATGCAAAGAATCCGGCAGTCATTTTCGACGACGACGATATTGAAATAAGTACGATCATTCTCAATCACAGAATTCCCTGCACCGGATTTTTATTCAAAGAAAAACCGCGCTTGAGAAAATTGCAAAAAGAGAACTTGCAGAAATTCAATATTCCTATTCATGTGTATCAGGAATTAAAGAATGGAAAAGATTATGTCGATGAAAATGGAGTAGTGATAGCAAACTCAGAATTAACAACCGATCCCAAAATCCCTCGTTCATATGCATTTTGTTCTGATACTTGTTATGACGAACGAATCATTCCTTTCGTAAATGAGATCGACCTGCTTTACCATGAAGCAACTTTTCTAAGCGATAAAGAAGACCGCGCAAAAGAAACTTTTCATTCTACTGCAGCACAGGCGGCGACCATTGCAAAAAAAGCAAAAGTGAAGCGGTTGATCATTGGGCATTTTTCGGCGAGGTATAAAAACCTATATCCACTTTTAGATGAAGCAAAAGAGGTTTTTTCGGAGACGACGTTGGCGATGGAGGGTGATGTTTTTTCAATAAGCTAG
- a CDS encoding response regulator — MGCTIDYNLKDKLVGDPIRLNQILVNLLGNSLKFTDKGKVSLDIRLLEQKDNVCRIRMKVTDTGIGIPDNKLTTIFESFEQADNNKRRYEGTGLGLTIVKQLVELQGGSITVKSRVNEGSEFSVDLSFRLGRNEVAPENIQRLEEIQPGDYSHVAVLIVEDNKVNQLLIKNMLKKFGFENLDTSYNGRNALDKLRVNTYDVILMDIQMPEMDGYEITREIRLRLRKEMRNVPVIAITADASEKEKAKAKEAGMDDYVVKPYTPEELFSVLLKYVQPGPRKEQGKIESPASRFKEPGMNLEFLDKFTGGDMDLAVQLIEIFHKQAPEAIQKIEAALLTSNWKEVHAVAHKIKSSVAIFELSELKKIITNIEEYARDREHLDLIPRLFSEFREGIKIALRDLDVERKKIRSLNTK; from the coding sequence TTGGGTTGTACGATCGATTATAATCTGAAAGATAAATTAGTTGGTGACCCTATCCGATTGAATCAGATCCTGGTGAACTTACTTGGAAATTCATTGAAGTTTACTGACAAAGGTAAAGTTAGTCTGGACATCCGTTTACTGGAACAAAAGGACAACGTTTGCAGAATAAGAATGAAAGTAACTGATACCGGAATTGGTATTCCTGATAATAAGCTGACAACAATTTTCGAAAGTTTCGAGCAGGCCGATAATAATAAAAGAAGATACGAAGGAACCGGACTTGGATTGACGATTGTAAAGCAATTGGTAGAATTACAAGGCGGAAGTATTACAGTGAAGAGTCGTGTGAACGAAGGTTCGGAATTTTCCGTTGACTTATCGTTCAGACTTGGAAGAAATGAAGTTGCTCCTGAGAATATTCAGCGTCTGGAAGAGATCCAGCCTGGTGATTATTCGCATGTAGCGGTATTGATCGTAGAAGACAACAAAGTAAATCAGCTTCTGATAAAAAACATGCTGAAGAAATTCGGCTTTGAAAATCTGGATACATCATATAACGGAAGAAATGCATTGGATAAACTTCGTGTGAATACATACGATGTGATCTTGATGGATATTCAGATGCCGGAAATGGATGGTTACGAAATTACCAGAGAGATACGCCTCCGCCTCCGCAAGGAAATGCGAAACGTTCCTGTTATCGCAATTACGGCAGATGCTTCAGAAAAAGAAAAGGCGAAAGCAAAAGAAGCCGGCATGGATGATTATGTTGTAAAGCCATACACTCCCGAAGAATTATTTTCTGTTCTTCTGAAATATGTTCAACCCGGTCCGAGAAAAGAGCAAGGTAAAATTGAAAGTCCTGCCTCTCGTTTCAAAGAGCCCGGAATGAATCTGGAGTTTCTGGATAAATTCACCGGCGGCGATATGGACCTGGCTGTACAGTTAATTGAAATTTTCCATAAGCAAGCTCCTGAAGCAATTCAAAAAATCGAAGCAGCCCTTTTAACATCGAACTGGAAAGAAGTTCATGCTGTGGCGCATAAAATAAAATCAAGTGTTGCAATTTTTGAGTTGAGTGAATTGAAAAAGATCATCACCAACATTGAGGAGTATGCACGTGATCGGGAACATTTGGATTTGATACCTCGCTTATTTTCCGAATTCCGGGAAGGTATAAAAATCGCCTTACGTGATCTTGATGTTGAAAGGAAGAAGATAAGGTCTTTGAATACAAAGTAG
- a CDS encoding tetratricopeptide repeat protein — protein sequence MAIESVDILIQRARVLRSRNVNQAMSLLEDALSIAQQANYKTGMAAIIQEKASCFLINKNYKQSISAFNEAILFFRDLDDRQSELNCLTEISSIYFKLGDCPSALNYILQSLKINTDIGDSEGIAHCYNELGKLYIYLQDYDNAVDHFKKALKIFEGLKNKTEMVNSFFLLGNAFNWLDDYDKALYYLLRAGNQIDQVPDVDVKAKTLGSLAILYTKLKEYDKSLNYFNDALRVANEGASPIVTAQLKKSLGNLYIDLTQYDKAIEVLNKALEIAESSPMEAQLIKIHQFLSTAYEKIGNTEAAFNHYKKYFELDKKLTSEEISLKTKALHIKYDLEELKKQKEIAELSDKLKEQFLANVSHEIRTPMNGVLGMAHLLSKTDPTREQSEYIDAIKLSAKMNFISEISSKELFRSCR from the coding sequence ATGGCCATAGAAAGTGTAGATATTTTAATTCAACGGGCACGTGTCTTACGGAGCCGCAATGTTAATCAGGCAATGTCTTTGCTTGAAGACGCCCTTTCTATTGCCCAGCAAGCAAATTATAAAACAGGCATGGCTGCTATCATTCAGGAAAAAGCCAGCTGTTTTCTGATCAACAAAAATTACAAACAATCCATCAGCGCTTTTAATGAAGCGATATTATTTTTCCGGGATCTCGATGATCGCCAGAGCGAATTGAACTGTTTAACAGAGATCAGTTCCATTTATTTCAAACTGGGAGATTGTCCGAGTGCATTAAATTATATTCTGCAAAGTCTCAAGATCAACACAGACATTGGCGACTCAGAAGGAATTGCACATTGCTATAATGAGTTAGGAAAATTATATATCTACCTGCAGGATTATGATAATGCCGTAGACCATTTCAAGAAAGCCTTAAAGATCTTTGAAGGCTTAAAGAATAAAACTGAAATGGTAAATTCTTTTTTCCTTTTGGGAAATGCTTTCAACTGGCTCGACGATTATGACAAAGCGCTCTACTATTTATTGCGCGCCGGAAATCAGATCGATCAGGTTCCTGATGTTGATGTAAAAGCTAAGACACTTGGTAGTCTTGCCATATTATATACGAAGCTTAAAGAATATGATAAGTCGTTGAATTATTTCAATGACGCACTTCGTGTTGCTAATGAAGGAGCCTCTCCTATTGTTACTGCACAGCTTAAAAAAAGTCTTGGTAATCTTTACATTGATCTGACGCAATATGACAAGGCAATTGAAGTTTTGAACAAAGCTCTGGAGATTGCAGAAAGTTCACCGATGGAAGCGCAATTGATAAAGATCCATCAATTTTTGTCAACTGCTTATGAGAAAATAGGAAATACTGAAGCAGCTTTCAATCACTACAAAAAATATTTTGAGCTTGATAAAAAACTGACTTCGGAAGAGATCAGTTTAAAAACAAAAGCGCTGCATATAAAATACGATCTCGAAGAGTTGAAGAAACAAAAAGAGATCGCAGAACTTTCAGATAAACTGAAGGAACAGTTTCTGGCAAATGTCAGTCATGAGATCAGAACTCCAATGAACGGAGTTCTGGGAATGGCGCATTTGCTTAGCAAGACAGACCCAACTCGTGAGCAGTCGGAATACATTGATGCAATAAAATTGTCGGCAAAGATGAATTTCATTTCAGAAATCTCATCAAAGGAATTATTCAGATCCTGCAGGTAA
- a CDS encoding glycosyltransferase, with protein MAISMISVILFVVFSLSVLIVFYSYVLFPLLLNILAKGKSFHFGNAVQPEGVSVLISAYNEESVIREKIRSVLDSDYPSDKIEILIGSDCSNDRTVEIVNEIISNESRIQLFNFSVRRGKPSVINELVDKAKFPLIILTDANVYFEKNTIAHLFRHFAEKSVGLVGANILNVGMRHDGISMQEKSYIQRENLIKYNEGLLWGTMMGPFGGCYMIRKDLYEPVPADSMVDDFYISMKILEKGFKCRNELKAICYEDVPNEMKIEFRRKARISSGNFQNLSRFRSFLLNPFTIAGFCFISHKLIRWITPLFLIISLISLFFLIPIGNIFLILFIGEILLLLSPLLDVILKKLGMHFKFIRFIAYFSYMNLALIKGYFDFKRGIKSGVWVPTKRN; from the coding sequence TTGGCTATTTCAATGATTTCCGTAATTCTGTTTGTAGTTTTTAGTCTGAGCGTTCTTATCGTTTTCTATTCCTATGTCTTATTTCCATTGCTCTTAAATATTCTTGCTAAAGGCAAATCGTTCCATTTCGGGAATGCAGTTCAACCGGAAGGAGTATCCGTCCTGATCTCAGCATACAATGAAGAAAGCGTTATAAGAGAAAAAATAAGATCAGTTCTGGATTCTGATTATCCTTCCGATAAAATAGAAATTCTCATCGGTTCTGATTGTTCCAATGATCGGACAGTTGAGATAGTGAATGAAATCATTTCAAATGAAAGCAGGATTCAACTTTTTAATTTCAGTGTCAGGCGCGGAAAGCCCAGCGTTATAAATGAACTGGTTGACAAAGCAAAATTCCCGCTTATTATTCTGACTGATGCAAATGTTTATTTTGAAAAAAATACGATTGCTCATCTCTTCCGGCATTTCGCTGAAAAGTCTGTCGGACTCGTTGGAGCAAATATTCTGAATGTAGGAATGCGGCACGATGGAATATCTATGCAGGAAAAATCATATATCCAGAGAGAAAATCTGATCAAGTATAATGAAGGTTTACTCTGGGGCACAATGATGGGACCCTTTGGAGGTTGTTATATGATCCGGAAAGATCTATATGAACCTGTACCTGCTGATTCAATGGTCGATGATTTTTATATTTCAATGAAAATACTTGAGAAAGGTTTCAAATGCAGAAATGAACTGAAAGCGATTTGTTATGAAGATGTTCCTAACGAAATGAAAATTGAATTTCGCCGCAAAGCAAGGATCTCATCAGGAAATTTTCAAAACCTATCGCGATTCCGTAGCTTCCTGTTGAATCCATTCACTATTGCGGGTTTTTGTTTTATTAGTCATAAATTAATTCGCTGGATAACTCCATTATTCCTTATTATTTCACTGATCAGTTTATTCTTTTTAATTCCAATCGGAAATATTTTTCTTATTCTGTTTATCGGAGAAATTCTTTTGCTGCTTTCGCCTCTGCTGGATGTTATTCTGAAAAAACTAGGTATGCATTTCAAATTTATCCGATTCATTGCCTATTTCTCATATATGAATCTTGCTTTGATCAAAGGATATTTTGATTTTAAGAGAGGGATTAAGAGTGGGGTGTGGGTTCCGACTAAACGAAATTAA
- a CDS encoding GWxTD domain-containing protein codes for MKKLFTFLFISFSAFQFSHAQLSAFMGYGTFDNPEGSPYLETYLKVLGGSSKLAELPTGKLQSKIEVQWIFKSGEKIVHFEKYNLLSPEIDPNDSVIPDFINQQRINLPNGIYTVELTLKDFNSVNKENVVSQEIKIDYSKDKVMVSDIVLLESFSPTVTTNLYSKNGYDLIPLAGNFYPSSINKLRFYAEIYNTLSTNNDPFIVRYYVTNSNNDRILDDLFLLKKQTAKKVNVVLAEFPIENLPSGNYDVNVEVISKENKLLAFSHMFFQRSNQIRQPVVTKDFDNIDITNTFVSNITNPDTLVYLIDVLYPISTAPEVNIQTNQMELRDVKSMQRYLYYFWSKQNALNPQKAWEEYMLQVLKVNNAYAGLNSYGYQTDRGRVYLQYGPPSTEPIVVTNDPESYPYEIWHYYKIGHQTNKKFVFYSPDMVSRNYKLLHSDLNTELQNDRWELVLRRKDQFLPDMDQKQYPSNFGNQSKENFKN; via the coding sequence ATGAAAAAGTTATTTACCTTCCTATTTATTTCATTTTCAGCGTTTCAATTCAGCCATGCACAACTGTCTGCTTTTATGGGCTATGGAACATTCGATAATCCTGAAGGTTCTCCATATCTCGAAACCTATTTGAAAGTTTTGGGCGGGAGTTCCAAACTTGCAGAATTGCCTACAGGAAAACTTCAGAGCAAGATTGAAGTGCAATGGATCTTCAAATCGGGCGAAAAAATCGTTCATTTTGAAAAATATAATTTACTCAGTCCAGAAATCGATCCGAATGATTCCGTGATTCCGGATTTCATTAATCAGCAACGTATAAATTTGCCGAACGGTATATACACCGTTGAACTTACATTAAAAGATTTTAATTCGGTTAATAAAGAGAATGTTGTTAGTCAGGAGATAAAAATTGATTACAGCAAAGACAAAGTTATGGTATCAGATATAGTATTGCTGGAATCATTCTCCCCTACTGTTACAACGAATTTATATAGTAAAAACGGATATGATCTTATTCCACTTGCCGGAAATTTTTATCCGAGTTCTATAAATAAACTTAGATTTTATGCTGAAATTTATAATACATTAAGTACAAACAACGATCCTTTCATCGTACGATATTATGTCACAAATAGTAATAATGACAGAATTCTTGATGATCTTTTTCTTTTGAAAAAACAAACTGCGAAAAAAGTCAATGTCGTACTTGCAGAATTTCCTATCGAAAATTTACCAAGTGGAAATTACGATGTGAATGTTGAAGTAATCAGTAAAGAAAATAAGCTGCTCGCCTTTTCACACATGTTTTTTCAGAGATCAAATCAGATCCGCCAACCTGTTGTAACGAAAGATTTCGACAACATCGATATCACAAATACATTTGTATCCAACATTACAAATCCTGACACATTAGTTTATCTGATTGATGTACTTTACCCAATTTCCACGGCTCCTGAAGTTAATATTCAAACCAATCAGATGGAATTAAGAGATGTAAAGTCAATGCAGAGATACCTTTACTATTTCTGGAGTAAACAAAATGCACTGAATCCGCAAAAAGCATGGGAAGAATATATGTTACAGGTTTTGAAGGTGAACAATGCGTATGCAGGTTTGAACTCTTATGGATATCAGACTGATCGTGGCCGGGTTTATCTTCAATACGGACCACCGTCAACGGAACCAATTGTGGTTACAAATGATCCTGAGTCTTATCCATATGAAATCTGGCACTACTATAAAATCGGGCATCAGACGAATAAGAAATTTGTCTTTTACTCACCCGACATGGTTTCAAGGAACTATAAGCTTCTTCATTCCGATTTGAATACTGAACTTCAAAACGATCGATGGGAACTTGTGTTAAGGAGAAAAGATCAGTTTTTACCTGACATGGATCAGAAACAATACCCTAGCAATTTTGGTAATCAGTCTAAAGAGAACTTTAAAAACTAG
- a CDS encoding glycosyltransferase family 2 protein: MTPKVAVVILNWNGSKLLQEFLPSVIRHSGPMAEVIVADNGSTDNSIEVLNAQFPSVRIIRNATNKGFTGGYNEALKYVSAEYFVLLNSDVEVTPNWIEPIIAMMDADKTIGACQPKVLSYHNKDRFEYAGAGGGFIDHLGYPFCRGRIFNDIEIDTHQYDDSIPVFWATGACMFVRADVYNQLGGLDEQFFAHMEEIDLCWRMQLNGFSVYYCGQSTVYHVGGGTLAKNNPRKTYLNFRNNLLMIYKNAGEKRSSILLKRRFFDLIAAIKFLITNGKEDALAVMKAHRDFRKMRVNYSDKTLQRPPKTRPLTIYKRSLLWDYYLCNRKKFTALPKND; this comes from the coding sequence ATGACGCCAAAAGTTGCCGTAGTCATTCTCAATTGGAATGGCAGTAAATTATTACAAGAGTTTTTACCAAGTGTAATTCGTCATAGCGGACCAATGGCTGAAGTGATTGTTGCGGATAACGGCAGTACTGACAATTCGATTGAAGTTTTAAACGCTCAGTTTCCCTCTGTCAGAATAATAAGAAATGCCACTAACAAAGGATTTACAGGAGGTTACAATGAAGCTTTGAAATATGTTTCTGCGGAGTATTTTGTTTTACTCAATAGCGATGTGGAAGTAACTCCGAATTGGATTGAGCCCATCATTGCAATGATGGATGCAGATAAAACAATAGGTGCTTGTCAACCGAAAGTTCTAAGCTATCATAATAAAGACCGTTTCGAATATGCCGGTGCCGGTGGTGGATTTATTGACCATCTCGGTTACCCCTTTTGTCGTGGCCGGATCTTCAATGATATTGAAATCGACACTCATCAATATGATGACAGTATCCCTGTTTTCTGGGCTACAGGAGCATGTATGTTTGTCCGGGCCGACGTTTATAACCAACTTGGGGGGCTTGACGAGCAGTTCTTTGCACATATGGAAGAAATTGATCTTTGCTGGAGAATGCAGCTAAATGGGTTTTCAGTCTACTATTGCGGGCAATCAACTGTTTACCATGTTGGTGGCGGGACATTGGCTAAAAATAATCCTAGAAAGACCTATCTGAATTTCAGGAACAATCTTTTAATGATCTACAAAAACGCCGGCGAAAAACGTTCTTCAATTCTCCTAAAAAGGAGGTTTTTTGACCTGATTGCAGCAATAAAGTTTCTGATCACAAATGGAAAGGAAGATGCCCTGGCCGTAATGAAAGCACATAGGGATTTTAGAAAAATGAGGGTCAATTATTCTGATAAAACCCTCCAAAGGCCGCCAAAGACAAGACCTTTAACAATTTATAAACGTAGCCTGTTGTGGGATTATTATCTTTGCAACCGCAAGAAGTTTACTGCTCTCCCTAAAAACGATTGA
- a CDS encoding T9SS type A sorting domain-containing protein — MYPDTSITHNVPGIYPDTLIGLPHSYVGVPYQADIQVKVFTNTTYMGVPATIDSIIVTSVAGLPPGFVYSCTPSNCLFPGGSDACILLSGSAPSAGIVGAYPLTVNTTVYGKVFGVPQSIPQPITSYTIYIENNVGISAVSNLSFLVGQNVPNPASENTLIPVNLPHSSLVHYTVSNLLGKKVIARELILQKGSNTIPLNLQELPAGIYLYTITYGEQSLTRRMIVSEN, encoded by the coding sequence ATGTATCCCGATACTTCAATAACTCACAATGTTCCTGGTATTTATCCGGATACTCTTATTGGTTTGCCTCATTCATATGTTGGCGTCCCTTACCAGGCTGATATCCAAGTGAAAGTATTTACTAATACCACTTATATGGGAGTGCCGGCAACTATTGATTCTATAATAGTCACTTCCGTCGCCGGATTACCTCCAGGTTTTGTTTACTCTTGTACGCCTTCTAACTGTCTGTTTCCCGGAGGTTCGGACGCTTGTATTCTATTAAGCGGATCGGCGCCATCAGCGGGCATTGTTGGTGCATATCCATTGACCGTAAATACGACTGTCTATGGAAAAGTCTTTGGTGTACCACAAAGTATCCCACAACCTATTACATCATATACTATTTACATCGAAAACAATGTAGGTATTTCTGCAGTTTCGAATTTGTCCTTTTTAGTTGGACAAAATGTTCCAAATCCTGCTTCAGAGAATACGTTGATTCCGGTAAATCTGCCACACAGTTCATTAGTACATTACACTGTTTCTAATTTGTTAGGTAAAAAAGTAATTGCACGAGAGTTGATTCTTCAGAAGGGTAGTAATACAATTCCTCTGAATCTGCAGGAACTTCCTGCAGGGATCTATCTTTATACGATCACCTACGGAGAACAGTCTCTTACCCGCCGAATGATCGTTTCTGAAAACTAA